One genomic region from Aliarcobacter cryaerophilus ATCC 43158 encodes:
- a CDS encoding ammonium transporter — protein METMSDMSYIIDTLYVLFAMTLVVFMYPGFAMLEAGIVRTKNVTAVLTINILIFSIASLAFVLVGYSLAFGEGLNDENINYATVLFQMAFVGKAMNVMSGGISERARVIPIAIFTIIMSSILYPLVVNLTWGSNFLKDTILDISSMHDLAGSTIIHSTGGWALLAALLIVGARTGRYTKEGGVRVIPASNIPLVTLGALLLWIGWFGFNGGSVGSIATKEDAHLVSLVILNTNTAGFAGAISVAIMMYVMYKKFDITMILNGGLGGLVSITAAADVVGVYSPILIGAIGGILVVLGVFMFDKLRIDDPVGALSVHLINGIWGTLAVGIFASNGDDITFLGQLKGVVFVGVFVFVSSYVLLYILHKIMPIRAKRDQEMQGLDVEECGLEAYPEFKRAF, from the coding sequence ATGGAAACTATGTCTGATATGTCATATATTATTGACACACTCTACGTACTGTTTGCGATGACTTTGGTTGTTTTTATGTATCCTGGCTTTGCTATGTTGGAAGCTGGAATTGTTAGAACAAAAAATGTTACTGCTGTATTAACTATCAATATTCTTATTTTTTCAATTGCATCTTTAGCATTCGTTTTAGTTGGTTATTCTTTAGCATTTGGAGAAGGACTAAACGATGAAAATATAAATTATGCAACGGTTTTATTTCAGATGGCTTTCGTTGGAAAGGCAATGAATGTTATGAGTGGTGGTATTAGTGAAAGAGCTAGAGTAATACCAATAGCAATATTTACAATAATTATGAGTTCTATTTTATATCCTTTAGTGGTTAATTTAACTTGGGGTTCAAATTTCCTAAAAGATACAATCTTAGATATATCATCAATGCATGATTTAGCAGGTTCTACAATTATACACAGTACTGGTGGTTGGGCTTTATTGGCTGCTTTACTAATAGTAGGAGCTAGAACTGGAAGATATACAAAAGAGGGTGGAGTTAGAGTTATTCCTGCTTCAAATATTCCTTTGGTAACTTTGGGAGCTTTACTTTTATGGATTGGTTGGTTTGGATTTAATGGTGGAAGTGTAGGTAGTATTGCTACAAAAGAGGATGCACATCTTGTTTCATTGGTAATTTTAAATACAAATACAGCTGGTTTTGCAGGAGCAATTTCAGTAGCAATAATGATGTATGTTATGTACAAAAAGTTTGATATTACAATGATTCTAAATGGTGGTTTAGGTGGTCTTGTTTCAATTACAGCAGCAGCTGATGTAGTTGGTGTTTACTCTCCTATTTTAATAGGAGCAATTGGTGGAATACTGGTTGTTCTTGGTGTATTTATGTTTGACAAATTAAGAATAGATGATCCTGTTGGAGCTTTATCTGTACATTTAATAAATGGAATTTGGGGAACATTAGCAGTTGGAATTTTCGCTTCAAATGGCGATGATATTACATTCTTAGGACAATTAAAAGGGGTTGTATTTGTTGGAGTCTTTGTTTTTGTAAGTTCTTATGTATTGTTGTATATTTTACATAAAATAATGCCAATAAGAGCAAAACGAGACCAAGAAATGCAAGGTTTAGATGTTGAAGAGTGCGGTTTGGAAGCTTATCCAGAATTTAAACGAGCATTCTAA
- the fliM gene encoding flagellar motor switch protein FliM gives MAEFLSQDEIDALLDIAEQGDDIDGTNPLDKFTAKEKNYSIYDFKKPNRVTLDQLKALTTMHDKMLREFTNDLSSMLRKVVDVKLTSIEQMTYGEFILSIPQVTSLSTLSMKPLDGRIVIECNPTISHKVIADLLGSGAVNTMDNLDRELTEIEIKVLEHFYKMFIKILYKTWSDVSSLNFKIESSDTNANAIQIVSDHDIVLLVVFEITIDEDSGFLSICYPISYIEPLLNKIVDKIFSEGKNKKLSRKQDIKTLISGARMKIEPIMAETEMTTLEILNLKEGDVIVFNKNAASSDSIVYVNKKEKFSAVCGISNNRKAIEIRSNLDKEKQETLESLRLMREEREQKAKENAENIKKLINERKGSNFSIG, from the coding sequence ATGGCAGAATTTTTAAGTCAAGATGAGATAGATGCTCTTTTAGATATAGCTGAGCAAGGTGATGATATTGATGGAACAAATCCACTTGATAAATTTACAGCTAAAGAGAAAAATTACTCTATATATGACTTCAAAAAACCTAATAGAGTAACACTAGATCAACTAAAAGCTCTTACAACAATGCATGATAAGATGCTTAGAGAATTTACAAATGATTTAAGTTCAATGCTTAGAAAAGTTGTAGATGTAAAACTAACATCAATTGAACAGATGACTTATGGTGAATTTATTTTATCTATTCCTCAAGTTACATCTCTTAGCACATTATCTATGAAACCTCTTGATGGAAGAATTGTAATTGAGTGTAACCCTACAATTTCACATAAGGTAATAGCTGATTTACTAGGAAGTGGTGCTGTAAATACTATGGATAATCTTGATAGAGAATTAACAGAAATAGAGATAAAAGTCCTTGAGCATTTTTATAAAATGTTTATTAAAATTTTATATAAAACTTGGAGTGATGTTTCTAGTTTAAATTTTAAAATAGAATCTAGTGATACAAATGCAAATGCTATTCAGATAGTTTCAGATCATGATATAGTTTTACTTGTAGTTTTTGAAATAACTATCGATGAAGATTCAGGTTTTTTATCTATTTGCTACCCTATTTCTTATATTGAACCTCTACTAAATAAAATTGTTGATAAGATTTTTAGTGAAGGTAAAAACAAAAAACTAAGCAGAAAACAAGATATAAAAACTCTAATTTCAGGTGCTAGAATGAAAATAGAACCAATTATGGCTGAAACAGAGATGACTACTTTAGAAATTTTAAATTTAAAAGAGGGTGACGTAATTGTATTTAACAAAAATGCTGCCTCATCTGATAGTATAGTTTATGTAAATAAAAAAGAGAAATTTTCTGCTGTTTGTGGAATTTCAAATAATAGAAAAGCTATTGAGATTAGATCAAATCTTGATAAAGAGAAACAAGAGACTTTAGAATCTCTTAGACTTATGAGAGAAGAGAGAGAACAAAAAGCAAAAGAGAATGCTGAAAATATTAAAAAATTAATAAATGAAAGAAAAGGTTCTAATTTTTCAATAGGCTAA
- a CDS encoding HD domain-containing protein, with product MIKSFDIANFKDKSSFEVSKIFKKTYLDYKNSANTSNSKLFFKQNTKNIDKFLFQIFSYLSVDSFKHNSFVSFVALGSYARVELCLHSDIDVMILYKNSSSYDILKIIERFVAFAWDCGLNLGLRVVNINNIDEMYDLAKNDITIKTSLLESRYIFGSKKIYEDFELFVKNLRQIDKKAFVQEQIMTHTQRLIKYPLNMQVNLKDGYGGIREANMLFWILNVVYDVQKAKELVGTKLNSDAYKRFTNSLDFIFQTRNALHTIHKKKVDTITFDTLLEVSNKLNFKNEFEFMAKLFSSLHIIHNFHSNMSSKFIRTMFFDVSNLEILRKSRFKKGIYILENKIYCSFHRSFVNLKTLLKELISFPQTIKGFDRSYIYFASKVKIPKIINKSLKKDIKTLLTNENLYPILKLFYNSELINSLIPNFKKISNLAQFDGYHKHPVDIHTLQTVKYSMYIDDEFIKSAFNSLCKEEQILTRLVALFHDIGKGRKKDHHIIGENIFKKTMKSFGFDDEFIKMGANIIRYHDQMSKTATNEDIYSQKAILNFIGLFKNINELKILYVVTYCDICAVNKPLYNSSISMLLKELYKKSILAFENPELIKESITRVSKLNKMKTLEKYQELPNILKRKIAQISSNQMFLRLKSKDILNIAIKAKDVQNYSFDIINDDFLKIRIIRKIPLNLGYLLGRLQYMDMNSMNIFKLYDEKKNFEICFSKKALDEELYLIEEIIHESFDMSKKIRINKPIIKKDDVKIDFNHSEYLASLKINTKDQKGLFAYIAKVFDDFNIEVESAKLITSKGYAKDLILIEKNDNFYKNIEEILNLICI from the coding sequence ATGATTAAATCTTTTGATATAGCAAACTTTAAAGATAAAAGTAGTTTTGAAGTATCAAAAATATTTAAAAAAACTTATCTAGATTATAAAAACAGTGCAAACACAAGCAATAGTAAACTCTTTTTCAAACAAAACACAAAAAATATAGATAAATTCTTATTTCAAATTTTCTCTTATTTAAGTGTAGATAGTTTTAAACATAACTCATTTGTTAGCTTCGTTGCATTAGGATCTTATGCAAGAGTTGAGTTATGTTTACACTCTGATATTGATGTTATGATTTTATACAAAAATAGTAGCTCTTATGATATTTTAAAAATCATAGAACGATTTGTAGCTTTTGCTTGGGATTGTGGATTAAATCTTGGATTAAGAGTTGTAAATATTAATAATATTGATGAAATGTATGATTTAGCAAAAAATGATATTACAATTAAAACTTCACTTCTTGAATCAAGATATATTTTTGGTTCAAAAAAAATTTATGAAGATTTTGAATTATTTGTAAAAAATCTAAGACAAATAGATAAAAAAGCTTTTGTACAAGAGCAAATAATGACTCACACTCAAAGATTAATAAAATATCCACTAAATATGCAAGTAAATTTAAAAGATGGTTATGGAGGAATAAGAGAAGCAAATATGCTTTTTTGGATTTTAAATGTTGTGTATGATGTTCAAAAAGCAAAAGAACTTGTAGGTACAAAACTAAATTCTGATGCTTATAAAAGATTCACAAACTCTTTAGATTTTATATTCCAAACAAGAAATGCTCTTCATACTATTCACAAAAAAAAGGTAGATACAATTACTTTTGACACGCTTCTTGAAGTAAGTAACAAACTGAATTTTAAAAATGAGTTTGAATTTATGGCAAAACTATTTTCAAGCCTTCACATAATTCATAATTTTCACTCAAATATGAGTTCAAAATTTATAAGAACTATGTTTTTTGATGTTTCAAACTTAGAAATTTTACGCAAATCAAGATTTAAAAAAGGTATTTATATTTTAGAAAATAAGATATATTGCTCTTTTCATAGAAGTTTTGTTAATTTAAAAACTCTTTTAAAAGAACTAATATCATTTCCTCAAACAATAAAAGGTTTTGATAGATCTTACATATACTTTGCAAGTAAGGTTAAAATACCAAAAATCATAAATAAATCACTAAAAAAAGATATTAAAACACTTCTTACAAATGAAAATTTGTACCCTATTTTAAAACTATTTTATAATAGTGAATTAATAAATAGTTTAATTCCAAACTTCAAGAAAATATCAAATCTAGCACAATTTGATGGTTATCATAAGCATCCAGTAGATATTCACACACTACAAACAGTAAAATATAGTATGTACATAGATGATGAATTTATTAAATCCGCTTTTAACTCTCTTTGCAAGGAGGAGCAAATTTTAACAAGACTTGTTGCACTTTTTCACGATATTGGTAAAGGAAGAAAAAAAGATCATCATATTATTGGTGAAAATATTTTCAAAAAAACTATGAAAAGTTTTGGTTTTGATGATGAATTTATAAAAATGGGCGCAAATATAATAAGATATCACGACCAAATGTCAAAAACTGCAACAAATGAAGATATTTATTCACAAAAAGCTATTTTAAACTTTATAGGATTATTCAAAAATATAAATGAACTAAAGATTTTGTATGTTGTAACTTATTGTGATATTTGTGCAGTTAATAAACCTCTTTACAATAGCTCAATTTCAATGCTTTTAAAAGAACTTTACAAAAAAAGTATCTTAGCTTTTGAAAATCCAGAACTTATAAAAGAGAGTATTACTAGAGTTTCAAAACTAAATAAAATGAAAACTTTAGAAAAATATCAAGAGTTGCCAAATATTTTAAAAAGAAAAATAGCTCAAATATCTTCAAATCAGATGTTTTTAAGACTAAAAAGCAAAGATATCTTAAATATTGCAATAAAAGCAAAAGATGTACAAAACTACAGTTTTGATATTATAAATGATGATTTTCTGAAAATTAGAATTATTAGAAAAATTCCTTTAAATTTAGGATATTTATTAGGAAGACTTCAATATATGGATATGAATAGTATGAATATTTTCAAACTATATGATGAGAAAAAGAATTTTGAAATATGCTTTTCAAAAAAAGCTTTAGATGAAGAGCTTTATTTAATCGAAGAAATAATACATGAATCTTTTGATATGAGTAAAAAAATAAGAATAAATAAACCAATTATAAAAAAAGATGATGTAAAAATAGACTTTAATCATAGTGAATATTTAGCATCTTTGAAAATAAATACAAAAGATCAAAAAGGACTTTTTGCATATATTGCAAAAGTTTTTGATGATTTTAATATAGAAGTTGAAAGTGCAAAACTTATTACTTCAAAAGGCTATGCAAAAGATCTTATTTTGATAGAAAAAAATGATAATTTCTATAAAAATATAGAGGAAATCTTAAATCTCATTTGTATCTAA
- a CDS encoding flagellar basal body P-ring protein FlgI — MKIFIIISLLICSLYSQTIKDISNVIGIRDNQLIGYGLIVGLPGTGDKSKFTMQSLQNLLTNSYIKIPAGSINSKNIAAVMVTADLPAFSRQGDKIKVTVSTIGDAKSIDFGELLMTQLKGVDGNVYAVAQGTVVANTNNKTTGFIYEGATVENEIDYELQGEKSIQLSLYKNSAKNADLVEKKINEVFGQKLATALDTRTIEVQKPNNMSIVSFISKVENIELDSTFRKKLIIDVNRESIIAGGDIVISPIVIARNNFTIRIDKSGLGDVDWNNPSINKGVDIGDNVKIADKPVIDINNAMINTKNEPTVSDLVRSMKVMKVPMNEIIDTLRMIKEMGAIDVDIELRG; from the coding sequence TTGAAAATTTTTATTATCATCTCTTTACTTATTTGCTCTTTGTATTCTCAAACTATAAAAGATATTTCAAATGTTATTGGAATAAGAGACAATCAACTTATTGGTTATGGTCTTATTGTCGGACTACCAGGAACTGGTGATAAATCTAAGTTTACAATGCAAAGCTTACAAAACTTACTTACAAACTCATATATAAAAATTCCTGCTGGTTCTATTAATTCAAAAAATATTGCTGCTGTTATGGTAACTGCTGATTTACCAGCATTTTCAAGACAAGGTGATAAAATCAAAGTTACAGTTTCTACTATTGGTGATGCAAAATCTATAGATTTTGGTGAGCTTTTAATGACTCAACTAAAAGGTGTTGATGGAAATGTTTATGCAGTTGCTCAAGGAACTGTTGTAGCAAATACAAATAATAAAACAACAGGTTTTATATATGAAGGCGCTACAGTTGAAAATGAGATAGATTATGAACTTCAAGGTGAAAAATCTATACAGTTGAGTCTATATAAAAATTCTGCAAAAAATGCTGACTTAGTAGAGAAAAAAATAAATGAAGTGTTTGGACAAAAACTTGCTACTGCTTTGGATACTCGAACTATTGAAGTTCAAAAACCAAACAATATGTCAATAGTAAGCTTTATTTCAAAAGTTGAAAATATAGAGTTAGACTCTACATTTAGAAAAAAACTTATTATTGATGTAAATAGAGAGTCTATTATTGCAGGTGGAGATATTGTTATTTCACCAATAGTAATAGCAAGAAATAATTTCACAATAAGAATTGATAAGTCAGGATTAGGCGATGTAGATTGGAATAATCCATCTATAAATAAAGGTGTTGATATTGGTGATAATGTAAAAATTGCAGACAAACCAGTAATTGATATAAATAATGCTATGATAAATACAAAAAATGAGCCAACTGTATCTGATTTAGTTCGTTCTATGAAGGTGATGAAAGTTCCTATGAATGAGATTATAGATACCCTTAGAATGATTAAAGAAATGGGTGCTATTGATGTTGATATTGAATTAAGAGGATAA
- a CDS encoding ankyrin repeat domain-containing protein, whose product MIGLLGSKKFSNDDLIKELLSPNLNIENLNKIKEKSKIDLNSLYLNGEPILIACCKKDLYNSCLWLLENKIDLELENNLKESALFYTIYSKDSKLLETLLDFGANLNHLNNKNRTVLQESIHNANKKIVRFLIQKTNSFTNCDNDGNNVLFDAVSNGNMNIIKKIVSLEKIDLNHKNKIGDTILHLDNCYNNIDLAIYLLNQGANPTIPNNKSISYLFFAATKGLEAFTFIKRASELEFNLNIKNHENKNILMKAVEHFLQIQNREKKDSQSELIKALVHQNINVQAMDNKNETIFFNITRSLDRDLIHYLLNNLEKLNLNRQNVEGLTVLSILILNGIANMDLIKLYIEKGADLEFKNRDNVCVVETLINIILHLENEQNLDLIYKENLNQNAQYKDILEALTTSYNLDFNRLNSKNKPLFFDSLLNFNFSLFKILRTKNLQINSTDINGNNIIFHLLEQDLQKRVENRRVLLNTIKNLVVAGVDINATNDIGITALEFAILNEKDDILKLILDLRANTNFVDEKGRNLIHTTIFKDKEKYIKTISQYNNTIVNQADNFGAKPINYAAFMGKKSVVLELIDLGASINNSGKKSPNILEFLKRYHKNILNLSFGVDDSNNKSNLNKLAENMILEFEIDISKQ is encoded by the coding sequence ATGATAGGATTACTTGGTTCTAAAAAATTCTCAAATGATGATTTGATAAAAGAGCTTTTAAGCCCTAATTTAAATATTGAGAATTTAAACAAAATAAAAGAGAAATCAAAGATAGATTTAAACTCTTTATACTTAAACGGTGAACCTATTTTAATAGCTTGTTGTAAAAAAGATTTATACAATTCTTGTTTATGGTTACTTGAAAATAAGATTGATTTGGAGCTTGAAAACAATCTAAAAGAGAGTGCATTATTTTATACAATATACTCAAAAGATAGTAAACTTCTAGAAACTTTATTAGATTTTGGTGCTAATTTAAACCACTTAAACAACAAAAATAGAACTGTTCTTCAAGAATCAATTCATAATGCAAATAAAAAAATAGTTAGATTTTTAATACAAAAAACAAACTCTTTCACAAATTGTGATAATGATGGTAATAATGTTCTTTTTGACGCAGTATCAAATGGAAATATGAATATTATAAAAAAAATAGTCTCTTTAGAAAAAATTGATTTAAACCATAAAAATAAAATTGGAGATACTATTTTACATCTTGATAATTGTTACAATAATATTGATTTGGCTATATATTTACTAAATCAAGGTGCAAATCCAACAATCCCAAATAATAAATCAATTAGCTACTTATTTTTCGCTGCTACAAAAGGTTTGGAAGCTTTTACTTTTATAAAAAGAGCATCTGAACTAGAGTTTAACTTAAATATAAAAAATCATGAAAATAAAAATATTTTAATGAAAGCAGTTGAACACTTTTTACAAATTCAAAATAGAGAAAAAAAAGATAGTCAATCTGAATTAATTAAAGCTTTAGTACATCAAAATATAAATGTTCAAGCAATGGATAACAAAAATGAAACAATATTTTTTAATATCACAAGAAGTTTAGATAGAGATTTAATTCACTATTTACTAAACAATCTTGAAAAATTAAATCTAAATAGACAAAATGTAGAAGGTCTTACAGTTTTATCAATTTTAATATTAAATGGCATAGCTAATATGGATTTGATTAAACTATATATTGAAAAAGGTGCTGATTTAGAGTTCAAAAATAGAGATAATGTTTGTGTAGTTGAAACTCTTATAAATATTATTTTACATTTAGAAAATGAGCAAAATCTTGATTTAATTTATAAAGAAAATCTAAATCAAAATGCTCAATACAAAGATATTTTAGAAGCTTTAACAACAAGCTATAATCTTGATTTTAACAGATTAAACTCTAAAAACAAACCACTATTTTTTGATAGCTTATTAAATTTTAACTTCTCATTATTTAAGATTTTAAGAACAAAAAATCTACAAATAAATTCAACTGATATAAATGGTAATAATATTATTTTTCATCTTTTAGAGCAAGATTTGCAAAAAAGAGTTGAAAATAGAAGAGTTTTATTGAATACTATAAAAAATTTAGTTGTTGCAGGAGTTGATATAAATGCCACAAATGATATAGGTATTACAGCTTTAGAGTTTGCAATTTTAAATGAAAAAGATGATATTTTGAAACTTATTTTGGATTTAAGAGCAAATACCAACTTTGTAGATGAAAAAGGAAGAAATCTAATCCATACAACAATTTTTAAAGATAAAGAAAAATATATTAAAACAATATCTCAATACAACAATACTATTGTAAATCAAGCAGATAATTTTGGAGCAAAACCTATAAATTATGCTGCTTTTATGGGTAAAAAAAGTGTTGTTTTGGAACTTATTGATTTAGGAGCATCTATAAATAACTCAGGTAAAAAATCACCAAATATCTTGGAATTCTTAAAAAGATATCACAAGAATATTTTAAATCTAAGCTTTGGTGTTGATGATTCAAACAATAAATCAAACCTAAATAAATTAGCTGAAAATATGATTTTAGAGTTTGAAATAGATATTTCAAAACAATGA
- the pyrC gene encoding dihydroorotase, whose amino-acid sequence MEMTFILNEPMDMHLHLRDGDMLRLVAPLTSNSFSGALVMPNLVPPITTKEALLSYKKRIIEACKDDNFTPYMTLFFQNNYSFEFLEDIKDEIIGIKLYPAGITTNSETGVSSMDIEVLRATLENMSKLGIPLCIHGETNGFVMDREKEFMAIYESIASSFPDLKIIMEHITTKDAVELLDIYPNLYATVTLHHLLITLDDVAGGMLDPHLFCKPIAKRPEDRTALLNAALKAHPKLMFGSDSAPHPKHKKECCGCAAGVFTSPIALQVLVELFEKYGCLNNLNDFVSNNAKNIYGLNIKEKIIKLIKKDFTVPAIYEYKDEKVVPMYAGKTISWSIESIK is encoded by the coding sequence ATGGAAATGACATTTATTTTAAATGAACCTATGGATATGCACTTGCATTTAAGAGATGGTGACATGCTTCGGCTTGTTGCTCCTCTTACGTCAAACAGTTTTAGTGGTGCTTTGGTTATGCCAAATTTAGTTCCTCCAATTACAACAAAAGAGGCTCTTCTATCTTATAAAAAAAGAATTATTGAAGCATGCAAAGATGATAATTTTACGCCATATATGACACTATTTTTTCAAAATAACTATAGCTTTGAATTTTTGGAAGATATAAAAGATGAGATAATTGGAATAAAGCTATATCCAGCAGGAATTACAACAAACTCTGAAACAGGAGTTTCATCTATGGATATTGAAGTTTTAAGAGCTACTTTGGAAAATATGAGCAAGCTTGGTATTCCTTTATGTATTCATGGAGAAACAAATGGTTTTGTAATGGATAGAGAAAAAGAGTTTATGGCAATTTATGAAAGTATTGCTTCATCTTTTCCAGATTTAAAAATAATTATGGAGCATATTACAACAAAAGATGCGGTTGAATTACTAGATATTTATCCAAATCTTTATGCGACAGTTACTTTGCACCATTTACTAATAACTTTAGATGATGTAGCAGGTGGAATGTTAGATCCTCATCTTTTTTGTAAACCAATAGCAAAAAGACCTGAAGATAGAACAGCACTTTTAAATGCAGCTTTAAAAGCTCATCCAAAACTTATGTTTGGAAGTGATAGTGCTCCTCATCCAAAACATAAAAAAGAGTGTTGTGGTTGTGCAGCAGGAGTTTTCACATCACCAATTGCTTTACAAGTTTTAGTTGAACTTTTTGAAAAATATGGTTGCTTGAATAATTTAAATGATTTTGTATCAAATAATGCAAAAAATATTTATGGATTAAATATAAAAGAAAAAATTATAAAACTAATAAAAAAAGATTTTACAGTTCCAGCTATTTATGAGTATAAAGATGAAAAAGTTGTACCGATGTATGCAGGAAAAACTATATCTTGGAGTATAGAGAGTATTAAATAA
- a CDS encoding ankyrin repeat domain-containing protein, whose product MCNNTLLGQKLNLIASSDIFDNLIKKNEWETLIRLFSLNILDINHRDCKGRNILYFAILNKKYEYIKMLFDLRVSSRVNFHLNAINFAVCLDDIKSLEILLKCGLNIDILDEIGTSPLIYAILYNKKKSTEFLIKSGADLELEDFMGNCAKKLLQNQ is encoded by the coding sequence TTGTGTAACAATACTCTTTTAGGACAAAAACTAAATTTAATCGCTTCTAGTGATATTTTTGATAACTTAATCAAAAAAAATGAGTGGGAAACTTTGATTAGATTATTTAGTTTAAATATTTTGGATATAAATCATAGAGATTGTAAAGGTAGAAATATTTTATATTTTGCAATATTAAATAAAAAATATGAGTATATAAAGATGCTTTTTGATTTAAGAGTTAGTTCTAGAGTAAACTTTCATCTAAATGCAATAAATTTTGCCGTTTGTTTAGATGATATAAAATCTCTAGAGATACTTTTAAAATGTGGTTTAAATATAGATATTTTAGATGAAATAGGAACTTCACCTTTAATATATGCAATTTTATACAATAAAAAAAAGAGTACAGAATTTTTGATTAAATCTGGTGCTGATCTTGAGCTAGAAGATTTTATGGGAAATTGTGCAAAAAAATTATTACAAAATCAATAG
- a CDS encoding P-II family nitrogen regulator, with amino-acid sequence MKKIEAIIKPFKLEDVKDALTQAGISGMTVLDVKGYGRQQGHSELYRGAEYVVDFLPKIKLELIVADEDVDKIISVITEAAKTGNIGDGKIFVSSIEKIIRIRTGEQDEEAI; translated from the coding sequence TTGAAAAAAATAGAAGCTATAATTAAACCATTTAAACTTGAAGATGTTAAAGATGCATTAACTCAAGCTGGAATTTCAGGTATGACTGTATTAGATGTTAAAGGTTATGGAAGACAACAAGGACACAGCGAACTTTATAGAGGTGCTGAATATGTTGTTGATTTTTTACCAAAAATTAAATTAGAGTTAATAGTTGCTGATGAAGATGTTGATAAAATAATATCAGTAATCACAGAAGCTGCAAAGACTGGAAATATTGGAGATGGTAAAATATTTGTTTCATCTATTGAAAAAATTATAAGAATTAGAACAGGCGAACAAGATGAGGAAGCTATCTAA